From a region of the Bacteroidota bacterium genome:
- a CDS encoding SdrD B-like domain-containing protein, which produces MKFGDLNGNGVKDTNENGLFGWEIQLNDGAYTTTTDPSGNYCFTGLGPGTYTVTEVLQPGWTQTTPPHPPITLACCQTVTGIDFGNQYTISIPVSIGWNIVSVPLTVDDYRKIILFPTAVSNAFAYVGNYVVKDTLENGFGYWLKFGNAQNIQLTGLPLITDTIDVTTGWNLIGSISQTISAASIQPIGTTIISPLFGYNNGYFITDSIEPGKGYWVKVSSAGKLVLSSTLLVSGKESMSK; this is translated from the coding sequence ATGAAGTTCGGTGACTTGAACGGGAACGGCGTGAAAGATACAAACGAGAACGGACTTTTTGGCTGGGAGATACAATTGAATGACGGCGCCTATACAACAACGACTGATCCAAGCGGTAATTATTGCTTCACCGGACTTGGACCTGGAACTTACACTGTAACTGAAGTTCTGCAACCCGGATGGACTCAAACAACACCGCCACATCCACCAATTACATTAGCATGTTGTCAAACCGTTACGGGTATTGACTTTGGGAACCAATATACCATATCAATTCCAGTTTCTATCGGTTGGAACATAGTTTCTGTTCCTTTGACAGTTGACGATTATAGAAAAATAATACTATTTCCTACTGCAGTTTCAAATGCTTTTGCCTATGTTGGGAATTATGTAGTTAAAGATACTCTTGAGAATGGTTTTGGATACTGGCTAAAGTTTGGGAATGCTCAAAACATTCAACTTACTGGCTTACCTTTGATAACAGATACAATTGATGTAACAACAGGTTGGAACCTAATTGGCTCAATTTCGCAGACGATTTCTGCCGCATCAATACAGCCAATAGGAACGACAATTATTTCACCATTATTTGGTTACAATAATGGATATTTTATTACAGATAGTATTGAACCAGGCAAAGGATATTGGGTAAAAGTAAGTTCAGCAGGGAAACTCGTACTTTCGTCAACATTATTGGTTTCGGGAAAGGAGTCGATGTCAAAGTAA